A genomic window from Cyprinus carpio isolate SPL01 chromosome B9, ASM1834038v1, whole genome shotgun sequence includes:
- the slc4a10b gene encoding sodium-driven chloride bicarbonate exchanger isoform X4, producing the protein MFLWAEEPAAVIGITDTDTERGAGRETRASKTDMNLLHTVASHPSFNTPSQRVQFLLGTEDDDEEHIPHDLFTELDEICLRDGEDAEWRETARWLKFEEDVEDGGERWSKPYVATLSLHSLFELRSCIINGTVMLDMRASSLEEVAEMVLDQQEVAGHLEEDVRKKVKEALLKQHHHQNQKKLANRIPIVRSFADIGKRQSETNCMDKNGQMIPPQSQTLTTEGKNDVSRENSAVDFSKIDLHFMKKIPPGAEASNVLVGELEFLDRPVVAFVRLSPAVLLNGLAEVPITTRFLFILLGPLGKGPQYHEIGRSIATLMTDEVFHDVAYKAKDRNDLIAGIDEFLDQVTVLPPGEWDPSIRIEPPKNVPSQEKRKIPAVPNGELAEPEEHGGHGGPELQRTGRFFGGLVLDVKRKAPHFLSDFTDALSLQCLASFLFLYCACMSPVITFGGLLGEATEGRISAIESLFGASMTGIAYSLFGGQPLTILGSTGPVLVFEKILFKFCKEYGLSYLSLRACIGLWTAFLCLLLVATDASSLVCYITRFTEEAFASLICIIFIYEALEKLIHLGETYPINMNNNLEKLTTYRCSCIEPANPSNATLQYWEQNNISAPEIFWEALEVQDCIEKKGEFVGSACGPHGPYVPDVLFWSVVLFFSTVAMSAFLKEFKTSRYFPTKVRAIISDFAVFITIATMVLVDYALGVPSPKLKVPNVFKPTRDDRGWFINPLGPNPWWTCVITVVPALLCTILIFMDQQITAVIINRKEHKLKKGCGYHLDLFMVGVMLGVCSLMGLPWFVAATVLSITHVNSLKLESECSAPGEQPKFLGIREQRVTGLMIFLLMGCSVFMTSVLKFIPMPVLYGVFLYMGASSLRGIQFFDRLRLFGMPAKHQPDFIYLRHVPLRKIHLFTIIQLSCLVLLWVIKTSRAAIVFPMMVLALVFIRKLLDFIFTKRELSWLDDLMPESKKKKLEDAEREEEQSILAEEEGIVQVPLEGHYKDDPSAINITDEMSKGSFGSTWNSKTDLNTKSPLS; encoded by the exons ATACTCCCTCCCAGAGGGTTCAGTTTCTGCTGGGtactgaggatgatgatgaagagcacATACCACATGACCTCTTCACCGAGCTGGACGAGATCTGCCTGCGTGACGGAGAGGATGCTGAGTGGAGAGAAACCGCCAG GTGGCTGAAGTTCGAAGAGGACGTGGAGGATGGAGGTGAGCGCTGGAGTAAACCATACGTTGCGACGCTCTCTCTGCACAGTCTCTTTGAGCTGCGGAGCTGCATCATCAACGGCACCGTCATGCTGGACATGAGAGCCAGCTCTCTGGAGGAGGTTGCAG AAATGGTGCTGGACCAGCAGGAAGTGGCCGGGCATCTGGAAGAGGATGTCAGGAAGAAGGTCAAAGAAGCTCTTCTGAAGCAGCACCATCATCAGAACCAGAAGAAACTGGCCAATCGGATTCCCATCGTCCGCTCTTTCGCCGACATTGGCAAGAGGCAGTCTGAGACCAACTGCATGGACAAAAACG GTCAGATGATTCCACCGCAGTCTCAAACGCTGACCACCGAGGGCAAGAATGACGTGAGCCGTGAAAACAGTGCTGTGGACTTCAGCAAG ATAGACCTGCACTTCATGAAGAAGATTCCTCCGGGCGCAGAGGCCTCTAATGTTTTGGTTGGAGAGCTGGAGTTTCTGGACAGGCCTGTCGTGGCATTCGTCCGCCTCTCTCCTGCTGTGCTGCTGAACGGCCTGGCAGAGGTGCCCATTACCACCAG GTTTCTGTTCATCCTGCTGGGGCCTCTGGGTAAAGGACCACAATATCATGAGATTGGCAGATCGATTGCTACTTTAATGACAGATGAG GTTTTCCATGATGTGGCCTATAAAGCTAAAGACCGCAATGATCTGATTGCTGGAATTGATGAATTTCTTGACCAAGTTACAGTTCTGCCACCGGGAGAATGGGACCCGTCCATCAGGATAGAGCCGCCAAAAAACGTCCCGTCCCAG GAGAAGAGAAAGATCCCTGCAGTGCCTAATGGAGAGCTGGCAGAGCCGGAGGAACATGGTGGACATGGAGGCCCTGAGCTGCAGCGCACCGGGAG GTTTTTTGGTGGATTGGTTCTGGATGTGAAGAGGAAGGCTCCGCACTTCCTGTCGGATTTCACAGATGCGCTCAGCCTGCAGTGTTTGGCCTCTTTCCTGTTCCTGTACTGCGCCTGTATGTCCCCTGTTATCACCTTCGGAGGACTGCTGGGAGAAGCCACAGAGGGACGCATA AGTGCAATAGAATCGCTGTTTGGAGCCTCCATGACTGGAATTGCTTACTCGCTTTTTGGCGGCCAGCCTCTCACTATTCTGGGCAGCACCGGACCGGTCCTGGTGTTTGagaaaatattattcaaattctGCAA GGAGTATGGGTTGTCGTATCTGTCCCTCAGGGCATGTATCGGGCTGTGGACGGCgttcctctgtctgctgctgGTGGCCACTGATGCCAGCTCCCTCGTCTGTTACATCACACGCTTCACGGAGGAGGCCTTCGCCTCTCTCATCTGCATCATCTTCATCTACGAGGCCTTGGAGAAGCTCATTCATCTCGGGGAGACGTATCCCATTAACATGAACAACAATCTGGAGAAACTCACCACTTACAG ATGTTCCTGTATTGAGCCTGCAAACCCCAGCAATGCCACTCTTCAATATTGGGAGCAGAACAACATCTCAGCTCCGGAGATCTTCTgggaggctctggaagttcag GACTGCATTGAGAAGAAAGGAGAGTTTGTGGGGTCGGCTTGCGGGCCTCATGGTCCGTATGTTCCTGACGTTCTCTTCTGGTCTGTAGTCCTTTTCTTCTCTACTGTGGCCATGTCAGCGTTCCTCAAAGAATTCAAGACCAGCCGCTACTTCCCCACCAAG GTCAGAGCCATCATCAGTGACTTTGCAGTCTTCATCACTATTGCTACGATGGTTCTGGTGGATTATGCTTTAGGAGTGCCTTCCCCCAAACTGAAGGTCCCTAATGTGTTTAAG CCAACTCGTGACGATCGTGGGTGGTTCATTAACCCGCTGGGTCCGAACCCGTGGTGGACGTGTGTGATTACAGTCGTTCCCGCCCTCCTCTGCACCATCCTCATCTTTATGGACCAGCAGATCACAGCTGTGATCATCAACAGGAAGGAGCACAAGCTGAAG AAAGGCTGTGGCTATCATCTGGACCTGTTCATGGTGGGCGTGATGCTGGGTGTCTGTTCTCTGATGGGGCTGCCGTGGTTCGTGGCAGCAACGGTTCTGTCCATCACTCACGTCAACAGTCTGAAGCTGGAGTCCGAGTGTTCGGCGCCTGGAGAACAGCCCAAGTTCCTCGGGATCAGAGAGCAGCGGGTCACCGGCCTCATGATCTTCCTCCTCATGGGCTGCTCTGTATTCATGACCTCAGTGCTGAAG TTTATTCCAATGCCGGTGCTGTATGGAGTTTTCCTTTACATGGGTGCATCTTCACTGAGAGGAATACAG TTTTTCGATCGTTTGAGATTGTTCGGGATGCCAGCTAAACACCAGCCAGACTTCATTTACCTGAGGCACGTTCCACTCCGAAAGATTCATCTCTTCACCATCATCCAGCTCAGCTGCCTGGTTCTCCTCTGGGTCATCAAGACCTCCAGAGCCGCCATTGTCTTTCCCATGATG GTGTTGGCACTGGTTTTCATTAGAAAGCTGCTGGATTTTATCTTCACAAAGCGGGAGCTCAGCTGGCTCGATGATCTCATGCCCGAGAGCAAGAAGAAGAAACTGGAGGACGCTGAGCGAGAG